In the Mycolicibacterium thermoresistibile genome, one interval contains:
- a CDS encoding carboxymuconolactone decarboxylase family protein: MTDMREQGLQVFRELLPGVLPDGDVDFRDGSFGDELLEIGIDNVFGRLWTRDGLSRRDRSLVTLGILIALRATDELRFHVQIARNNGLTEDEIAEVIYHATGYAGFPNASTAMKVAKEVLAEEHSRAADADKQSRLGESNP, translated from the coding sequence ATGACGGATATGCGCGAACAGGGTCTTCAGGTCTTCCGGGAACTGCTGCCGGGGGTGCTGCCGGACGGCGACGTCGACTTCCGGGACGGCAGTTTCGGCGATGAACTGCTCGAGATCGGCATCGACAACGTGTTCGGCCGGCTGTGGACCCGCGACGGGCTGAGCCGACGGGACCGCAGCCTGGTCACCCTGGGCATCCTGATCGCGCTGCGCGCCACCGACGAACTCCGGTTCCACGTACAGATCGCCCGCAACAACGGACTGACCGAAGACGAGATCGCCGAGGTCATCTACCACGCCACCGGCTACGCCGGGTTCCCGAATGCCAGCACCGCGATGAAGGTGGCCAAGGAGGTGCTCGCGGAGGAACACAGCCGCGCTGCCGACGCGGACAAACAGAGCCGCCTAGGGGAATCGAACCCCTGA
- a CDS encoding EspA/EspE family type VII secretion system effector, translated as MSALDAFFLTWRKARETYGVGTPQTGEQFDHSTTFRELASRLESTAPGDKWTGTAADAYDAVNTEHRLVIGELANLDRRLGAQITRAAQIVTTGRNDLQTVHDTVAAIADRLPPGPSDDAMRYALVSQGTGKIIEIIRDSNTDLNAVGADLRALDSAYQELGNQKFANGPKESNT; from the coding sequence ATGAGTGCGCTCGACGCGTTCTTCCTGACGTGGCGCAAAGCCCGCGAGACCTACGGGGTGGGCACCCCGCAGACCGGTGAGCAATTCGACCACAGCACCACGTTCCGTGAGCTGGCCTCACGGTTGGAATCCACCGCACCGGGTGACAAGTGGACCGGCACCGCGGCCGATGCCTACGACGCGGTCAACACCGAACACCGCTTAGTCATCGGCGAATTGGCCAACCTCGACCGTCGCCTCGGCGCTCAGATCACCCGCGCCGCCCAGATCGTCACAACCGGCCGCAACGATCTGCAGACCGTGCACGATACAGTGGCGGCCATCGCCGACAGGCTGCCGCCTGGTCCCAGTGACGACGCCATGCGTTACGCCCTGGTGAGCCAGGGCACCGGAAAGATCATCGAAATCATCCGGGACTCCAACACCGACCTGAACGCCGTCGGCGCTGACCTCCGCGCACTCGACAGCGCGTACCAGGAATTGGGCAACCAGAAGTTCGCCAACGGGCCCAAGGAAAGCAACACATGA
- a CDS encoding tyrosine-type recombinase/integrase codes for MNQPQSAVIQAILHADSANIGEGLESVQYPLVNTWRTWQFAQSLSKRTVDERVATVTRMANWCQTSPESATSEQIAEWLAAGDWMPRTRWTYHRALSAWFTWLQLQGHRLDNPMLRLGDPKRPKSVPRPLSNADVARLLTTRMHTRTRAMVLLATFEGLRTFEIAKVRGEHFDLVSRTMTVTGKGGITATLPLHHRVVEHAYRMPRKGYWFPGRNGGHQRRESVGQTIKEAITRAGAVGSAHQLRHWFGTALVEAGVDLRTVQTLLRHQNLSSTEIYTQVKEPRRADAIQLLDPFQLDMVALSASPWKEAA; via the coding sequence ATGAACCAGCCACAAAGTGCTGTTATCCAGGCCATTCTGCATGCTGATTCAGCAAACATCGGGGAGGGCTTGGAATCCGTGCAGTATCCGCTTGTCAACACTTGGCGCACCTGGCAGTTTGCCCAATCGCTGTCGAAGCGGACCGTCGATGAACGTGTCGCCACCGTCACCCGCATGGCGAACTGGTGCCAAACAAGCCCGGAGAGCGCCACCAGCGAACAGATCGCCGAATGGCTCGCCGCCGGCGACTGGATGCCGCGCACCCGCTGGACCTACCACCGGGCACTCAGCGCCTGGTTCACATGGCTGCAGCTCCAGGGCCACCGTCTCGACAACCCGATGCTCCGGCTCGGCGACCCAAAGCGGCCGAAGAGCGTGCCCAGGCCACTGTCAAACGCTGACGTCGCCCGCCTGCTCACCACTCGAATGCACACGCGTACACGCGCGATGGTCCTGCTCGCAACCTTCGAAGGTCTCCGCACATTCGAGATCGCCAAAGTCCGGGGCGAACATTTCGACCTGGTCAGCCGCACCATGACAGTCACCGGGAAGGGCGGCATCACCGCCACCCTGCCGCTACACCACCGCGTTGTCGAACACGCCTACCGGATGCCACGCAAAGGCTACTGGTTCCCCGGCCGCAACGGTGGACATCAGCGCCGCGAATCCGTGGGGCAAACCATCAAAGAGGCCATCACACGGGCCGGCGCAGTAGGGTCCGCCCACCAGCTACGGCACTGGTTCGGCACCGCGCTCGTCGAGGCCGGGGTTGATCTACGCACCGTCCAAACGCTGCTGCGGCACCAGAATCTCTCGAGTACCGAGATATACACGCAGGTCAAAGAACCACGCCGCGCGGACGCGATTCAGCTGCTCGACCCGTTCCAGCTCGACATGGTTGCGCTGTCTGCTTCACCGTGGAAGGAAGCGGCATGA